The Oenanthe melanoleuca isolate GR-GAL-2019-014 chromosome 1A, OMel1.0, whole genome shotgun sequence genome contains a region encoding:
- the KIN gene encoding DNA/RNA-binding protein KIN17 isoform X1 yields the protein MGKSDFLSPKAIANRIKSKGLQKLRWYCQMCQKQCRDENGFKCHCMSESHQRQLLLASENPQQFMDYFSEEFRNDFLELLRRRFGTKRVHNNIVYNEYISHREHIHMNATQWETLTDFTKWLGREGLCKVDETPKGWYIQYIDRDPETIRRQQEQERKKKQDLDDEEKTAKFIEQQVRRGLEGKELEMPVYTELNRENEEEKVTFNLNKGASTSVAASSKTSSVLGQNALKMVEGAVKRKEAAHSSGQLKEKKKKSALDEIMELEEEKKRTSRRDYWLQPEIIVKIVTKKLGEKYHKKKAVVKEVIDKYTAVVKVIDSGDKLKLDQTHLETVIPAPGKKVMVLNGGYRGNEGILESINEKRFSVTITIDSGPLKGRRVEDIQYEDVSKLA from the exons ATGGGAAAGTCGGATTTCCTCAGCCCCAAGGCGATCGCCAACCGCATCAAGTCCAAGGGGCTGCAGAAGCTGCGCTGGTACTGCCAGATGTGCCAGAAGCAGTGCCGCGATGAG AATGGCTTCAAGTGTCACTGCATGTCTGAGTCCCACCAGAGGCAGTTGCTGCTGGCTTCAGAAAATCCTCAGCAATTCATGGATTACTTCTCTGA GGAATTCCGAAATGATTTCCTAGAATTGCTCAGGAGGCGATTTG gAACTAAGAGGGTCCACAATAATATTGTATACAATGAGTACATCAGCCATCGAGAACACATCCACATGAATGCCACACAGTGGGAGACACTGACTGATTTTACAAAATGGCTGGGGAGAGAAG GTCTTTGCAAGGTTGATGAGACTCCTAAGGGCTGGTACATCCAGTACATCGACAGGGACCCAGAGACCATTCGCAGGCAGCAAGAgcaagagaggaagaagaaacaggACCTTGATGATGAAGAAAAAACTGCTAAATTCATTGAGCAACAAGTTAGAAGAGGTTTGGAGGGAAAAGAATTG GAAATGCCAGTCTATACTGAACtgaacagagaaaatgaagaagaaaaag ttacatttaatttaaacaaaggAGCAAGTACTTCAGTGGCAGCATCTTCTAAAACAAG CAGTGTTCTTGGACAGAATGCACTGAAGATGGTGGAGGGGGcagttaaaagaaaagaagcagctcATAGCTCTGGTCAgctcaaagagaaaaagaagaaatctgcaCTGGATGAGATCATGGAG cttgaagaggagaagaaaagaacatCTCGAAGAGACTACTGGTTACAACCT GAAATCATTGTAAAAATTGTAACCAAAAAGCTTGGAGAGAAGTACCACAAGAAGAAGGCAGTTGTTAAG GAAGTGATTGACAAATACACAGCAGTTGTGAAGGTGATTGACTCTGGGGACAAGCTGAAACTTGATCAGACACATCTAGAAACTGTAATACCAGCACCAG gcaaGAAGGTGATGGTATTAAATGGTGGGTACAGGGGAAATGAAGGAATTTTGGAATCCATCAATGAGAAGAGGTTTTCAGTGACAATAACCATTGACTCA GGACCTTTAAAAGGGCGTAGAGTTGAAGATATCCAGTATGAAGATGTTTCCAAACTTGCCTGA
- the ATP5F1C gene encoding ATP synthase subunit gamma, mitochondrial isoform X1 has translation MFARGAAVVLVQPQWGQVRNMATLKDITRRLKSIKNIQKITKSMKMVSAAKYARAERELKPARVYGTGALSLYEKAEIKPPEDKKKHLLIGVSSDRGLCGAIHTSIAKTLKNEITNLSNAGKEVMVVGVGDKIRGLLQRTHGNYFLVTFKEVGRRPPSFGDASAIALELLNSGFEFDQGSVIYNRFRSVISYKTDEKPIFSFETVAGSESLSIYDDIDADVLRNYQEFTLANILYYSLKESTTSEQSARMTAMDNASKNASEMIDKLTLTFNRTRQAVITKELIEIISGAAALD, from the exons ATGTTCGCCCGAGGGGCTGCGGTCGTGCTGGTCCAGCCGCAATG GGGCCAAGTCAGGAATATGGCAACGCTAAAGGACA TCACCAGGCGTTTGAAGTCCATCAAGAACATCCAGAAGATCACCAAGTCCATGAAGATGGTTTCTGCAGCCAAATATGCAAGAgctgagagggagctgaagcCTGCAAGGGTCTATGGAACAGGAGCTCTGT ctctttatgaaaaagcagaaataaagccACCTGAGGACAAGAAGAAGCACCTCCTTATTGGAGTGTCCTCTGACCGAGGCTTGTGTGGTGCTATCCATACATCCATTGCTAAAACCTTGAAGAATGAGATTACCAACCTCTCAAATGCAGGGAAAGAGGTTATGGTGGTTGGAGTAGGTGACAAGATCAGAGGCCTGCTTCAAAG GACACATGGTAACTATTTCCTGGTGACATTCAAAGAAGTGGGACGGAGACCTCCGAGCTTTGGGGATGCCTCAGCCATTGCTTTAGAGCTGTTAAACTCTGGGTTTGAGTTTGATCAAGGCTCTGTCATCTACAATCGTTTCAG GTCTGTCATCTCTTACAAGACCGATGAAAAACCAATCTTCTCCTTTGAAACTGTGGCTGGCTCTG aaagcctCAGTATCTATGATGATATTGATGCTGATGTGCTGAGAAACTACCAGGAGTTCACACTAGCAAACATCCTGTACTACTCCCTGAAAGAATCCACCACCAGCGAGCAGAGCGCCAGGATGACTGCCATGGACAACGCCAGCAAGAATGCTT CCGAGATGATCGACAAGCTGACCTTGACGTTCAACCGCACCCGTCAAGCCGTCATCACCAAGGAGCTTATTGAGATCatctctggtgctgctgctct GGATTAA
- the KIN gene encoding DNA/RNA-binding protein KIN17 isoform X2: MGKSDFLSPKAIANRIKSKGLQKLRWYCQMCQKQCRDENGFKCHCMSESHQRQLLLASENPQQFMDYFSEEFRNDFLELLRRRFGTKRVHNNIVYNEYISHREHIHMNATQWETLTDFTKWLGREGLCKVDETPKGWYIQYIDRDPETIRRQQEQERKKKQDLDDEEKTAKFIEQQVRRGLEGKELEMPVYTELNRENEEEKVTFNLNKGASTSVAASSKTSVLGQNALKMVEGAVKRKEAAHSSGQLKEKKKKSALDEIMELEEEKKRTSRRDYWLQPEIIVKIVTKKLGEKYHKKKAVVKEVIDKYTAVVKVIDSGDKLKLDQTHLETVIPAPGKKVMVLNGGYRGNEGILESINEKRFSVTITIDSGPLKGRRVEDIQYEDVSKLA, encoded by the exons ATGGGAAAGTCGGATTTCCTCAGCCCCAAGGCGATCGCCAACCGCATCAAGTCCAAGGGGCTGCAGAAGCTGCGCTGGTACTGCCAGATGTGCCAGAAGCAGTGCCGCGATGAG AATGGCTTCAAGTGTCACTGCATGTCTGAGTCCCACCAGAGGCAGTTGCTGCTGGCTTCAGAAAATCCTCAGCAATTCATGGATTACTTCTCTGA GGAATTCCGAAATGATTTCCTAGAATTGCTCAGGAGGCGATTTG gAACTAAGAGGGTCCACAATAATATTGTATACAATGAGTACATCAGCCATCGAGAACACATCCACATGAATGCCACACAGTGGGAGACACTGACTGATTTTACAAAATGGCTGGGGAGAGAAG GTCTTTGCAAGGTTGATGAGACTCCTAAGGGCTGGTACATCCAGTACATCGACAGGGACCCAGAGACCATTCGCAGGCAGCAAGAgcaagagaggaagaagaaacaggACCTTGATGATGAAGAAAAAACTGCTAAATTCATTGAGCAACAAGTTAGAAGAGGTTTGGAGGGAAAAGAATTG GAAATGCCAGTCTATACTGAACtgaacagagaaaatgaagaagaaaaag ttacatttaatttaaacaaaggAGCAAGTACTTCAGTGGCAGCATCTTCTAAAACAAG TGTTCTTGGACAGAATGCACTGAAGATGGTGGAGGGGGcagttaaaagaaaagaagcagctcATAGCTCTGGTCAgctcaaagagaaaaagaagaaatctgcaCTGGATGAGATCATGGAG cttgaagaggagaagaaaagaacatCTCGAAGAGACTACTGGTTACAACCT GAAATCATTGTAAAAATTGTAACCAAAAAGCTTGGAGAGAAGTACCACAAGAAGAAGGCAGTTGTTAAG GAAGTGATTGACAAATACACAGCAGTTGTGAAGGTGATTGACTCTGGGGACAAGCTGAAACTTGATCAGACACATCTAGAAACTGTAATACCAGCACCAG gcaaGAAGGTGATGGTATTAAATGGTGGGTACAGGGGAAATGAAGGAATTTTGGAATCCATCAATGAGAAGAGGTTTTCAGTGACAATAACCATTGACTCA GGACCTTTAAAAGGGCGTAGAGTTGAAGATATCCAGTATGAAGATGTTTCCAAACTTGCCTGA
- the ATP5F1C gene encoding ATP synthase subunit gamma, mitochondrial isoform X3 encodes MFARGAAVVLVQPQWGQVRNMATLKDITRRLKSIKNIQKITKSMKMVSAAKYARAERELKPARVYGTGALSLYEKAEIKPPEDKKKHLLIGVSSDRGLCGAIHTSIAKTLKNEITNLSNAGKEVMVVGVGDKIRGLLQRTHGNYFLVTFKEVGRRPPSFGDASAIALELLNSGFEFDQGSVIYNRFRSVISYKTDEKPIFSFETVAGSESLSIYDDIDADVLRNYQEFTLANILYYSLKESTTSEQSARMTAMDNASKNASEMIDKLTLTFNRTRQAVITKELIEIISGAAAL; translated from the exons ATGTTCGCCCGAGGGGCTGCGGTCGTGCTGGTCCAGCCGCAATG GGGCCAAGTCAGGAATATGGCAACGCTAAAGGACA TCACCAGGCGTTTGAAGTCCATCAAGAACATCCAGAAGATCACCAAGTCCATGAAGATGGTTTCTGCAGCCAAATATGCAAGAgctgagagggagctgaagcCTGCAAGGGTCTATGGAACAGGAGCTCTGT ctctttatgaaaaagcagaaataaagccACCTGAGGACAAGAAGAAGCACCTCCTTATTGGAGTGTCCTCTGACCGAGGCTTGTGTGGTGCTATCCATACATCCATTGCTAAAACCTTGAAGAATGAGATTACCAACCTCTCAAATGCAGGGAAAGAGGTTATGGTGGTTGGAGTAGGTGACAAGATCAGAGGCCTGCTTCAAAG GACACATGGTAACTATTTCCTGGTGACATTCAAAGAAGTGGGACGGAGACCTCCGAGCTTTGGGGATGCCTCAGCCATTGCTTTAGAGCTGTTAAACTCTGGGTTTGAGTTTGATCAAGGCTCTGTCATCTACAATCGTTTCAG GTCTGTCATCTCTTACAAGACCGATGAAAAACCAATCTTCTCCTTTGAAACTGTGGCTGGCTCTG aaagcctCAGTATCTATGATGATATTGATGCTGATGTGCTGAGAAACTACCAGGAGTTCACACTAGCAAACATCCTGTACTACTCCCTGAAAGAATCCACCACCAGCGAGCAGAGCGCCAGGATGACTGCCATGGACAACGCCAGCAAGAATGCTT CCGAGATGATCGACAAGCTGACCTTGACGTTCAACCGCACCCGTCAAGCCGTCATCACCAAGGAGCTTATTGAGATCatctctggtgctgctgctctgtga
- the ATP5F1C gene encoding ATP synthase subunit gamma, mitochondrial isoform X2, producing the protein MFARGAAVVLVQPQWGQVRNMATLKDITRRLKSIKNIQKITKSMKMVSAAKYARAERELKPARVYGTGALSLYEKAEIKPPEDKKKHLLIGVSSDRGLCGAIHTSIAKTLKNEITNLSNAGKEVMVVGVGDKIRGLLQRTHGNYFLVTFKEVGRRPPSFGDASAIALELLNSGFEFDQGSVIYNRFRSVISYKTDEKPIFSFETVAGSESLSIYDDIDADVLRNYQEFTLANILYYSLKESTTSEQSARMTAMDNASKNASEMIDKLTLTFNRTRQAVITKELIEIISGAAAL; encoded by the exons ATGTTCGCCCGAGGGGCTGCGGTCGTGCTGGTCCAGCCGCAATG GGGCCAAGTCAGGAATATGGCAACGCTAAAGGACA TCACCAGGCGTTTGAAGTCCATCAAGAACATCCAGAAGATCACCAAGTCCATGAAGATGGTTTCTGCAGCCAAATATGCAAGAgctgagagggagctgaagcCTGCAAGGGTCTATGGAACAGGAGCTCTGT ctctttatgaaaaagcagaaataaagccACCTGAGGACAAGAAGAAGCACCTCCTTATTGGAGTGTCCTCTGACCGAGGCTTGTGTGGTGCTATCCATACATCCATTGCTAAAACCTTGAAGAATGAGATTACCAACCTCTCAAATGCAGGGAAAGAGGTTATGGTGGTTGGAGTAGGTGACAAGATCAGAGGCCTGCTTCAAAG GACACATGGTAACTATTTCCTGGTGACATTCAAAGAAGTGGGACGGAGACCTCCGAGCTTTGGGGATGCCTCAGCCATTGCTTTAGAGCTGTTAAACTCTGGGTTTGAGTTTGATCAAGGCTCTGTCATCTACAATCGTTTCAG GTCTGTCATCTCTTACAAGACCGATGAAAAACCAATCTTCTCCTTTGAAACTGTGGCTGGCTCTG aaagcctCAGTATCTATGATGATATTGATGCTGATGTGCTGAGAAACTACCAGGAGTTCACACTAGCAAACATCCTGTACTACTCCCTGAAAGAATCCACCACCAGCGAGCAGAGCGCCAGGATGACTGCCATGGACAACGCCAGCAAGAATGCTT CCGAGATGATCGACAAGCTGACCTTGACGTTCAACCGCACCCGTCAAGCCGTCATCACCAAGGAGCTTATTGAGATCatctctggtgctgctgctct GTGA